Proteins from a single region of Lysinibacillus sp. JNUCC-52:
- a CDS encoding site-specific integrase has translation MARYKMIKTKKDCIYWYKDSNNKKKFAFRYKYYDRFGNRKEKTMLRFDTESAAERALIEVKANVLDGNDRFVESANVTVAQWMEIWFEMKKKVWRPGTYIHYQESYKNHINPLIGHYKLQKLTKMTLQRELIDKLVSYGLMRATVQGVFRVFKSAVSYAVEEEILLRDRFKRMDFSAAPSSDKENYLTEEELELFLQCVKDNDPSTRYSSILTLAMTGMRKGEMMGLTWNDIDFKNKIIIINKARTRTGLGPPKSDNGYRKISMNNELYAQLKKYKAWCIKKKWDRSMKHEDTDYVFISRQGCRPIGLTYVEDAIDMICEKYELKRISPHGLRHTVASILLSRGETLVTVAKILGDDPNTVLKEYVHSFEKDEIKSIELMNKFATGG, from the coding sequence ATGGCAAGGTATAAAATGATTAAAACAAAAAAAGATTGTATTTACTGGTATAAGGATTCGAATAACAAAAAGAAGTTTGCTTTTCGTTACAAGTATTATGATCGTTTTGGAAACCGCAAAGAAAAAACAATGTTAAGATTCGATACTGAATCAGCAGCTGAACGTGCATTAATCGAAGTCAAAGCTAATGTATTAGATGGAAATGATAGATTTGTAGAGAGTGCAAATGTTACTGTGGCACAGTGGATGGAAATTTGGTTTGAGATGAAAAAGAAAGTTTGGCGTCCAGGCACTTACATTCATTATCAAGAGTCCTACAAAAATCATATCAATCCTCTAATCGGGCACTATAAGCTGCAAAAATTAACAAAAATGACTCTTCAAAGAGAGTTAATTGATAAGTTAGTGTCCTATGGATTAATGAGAGCTACCGTACAAGGCGTGTTTCGGGTTTTCAAATCAGCTGTTTCCTATGCTGTTGAGGAGGAAATACTTCTTCGAGATCGGTTTAAAAGAATGGATTTTAGTGCTGCACCTTCTAGTGACAAAGAAAACTACCTAACTGAAGAAGAGTTAGAATTATTCTTGCAATGTGTTAAAGACAATGACCCTTCCACTAGGTACTCCTCTATTTTAACTTTGGCAATGACAGGTATGCGAAAAGGTGAAATGATGGGGTTAACATGGAATGATATTGACTTTAAAAATAAAATAATAATTATTAATAAAGCTCGGACACGCACAGGGCTTGGTCCACCGAAAAGTGATAATGGCTATCGAAAAATTAGTATGAACAATGAATTATACGCGCAATTAAAGAAGTACAAAGCTTGGTGTATTAAGAAGAAGTGGGACAGAAGTATGAAACATGAAGATACTGATTATGTATTTATTTCTCGCCAAGGGTGCCGCCCTATTGGCTTAACATACGTTGAGGATGCAATCGATATGATTTGTGAAAAGTACGAACTAAAAAGAATTTCCCCTCACGGTTTAAGACATACGGTAGCATCTATTTTACTTTCACGTGGAGAAACACTTGTAACTGTCGCGAAAATCTTAGGTGACGATCCGAATACTGTTCTAAAAGAATATGTTCACTCGTTCGAAAAAGATGAAATTAAATCTATTGAATTGATGAATAAGTTCGCAACTGGAGGATGA
- a CDS encoding helix-turn-helix transcriptional regulator has product MVNNKVREIRQELGMSLSELARRTKTSRQTITNIELHGQEPGVRLGLLIANALNRNPNDIFFNEFVIRGLQKGKQIV; this is encoded by the coding sequence ATGGTTAACAATAAAGTTCGAGAAATTAGACAAGAGTTAGGTATGTCATTATCTGAATTAGCAAGACGTACTAAAACTTCTCGCCAAACTATAACTAATATTGAACTTCATGGGCAAGAACCAGGAGTTAGACTTGGTTTACTAATTGCAAATGCCTTAAATAGAAATCCAAACGATATTTTTTTTAATGAATTTGTTATACGTGGTTTACAAAAAGGGAAACAAATTGTCTGA
- a CDS encoding helix-turn-helix domain-containing protein, translated as MKTLGEYLKELRGKESLRDASSRIGISHTYLDTIEKGYDKRSGKIVNPTPETLKLISKAYMCEYEDLMTRAGYLENENKKTQMSKDELDIAKRMAELREDLSSATGLLFDGEPMSDEAKESLLEAMEFGVRLAKKNNKKYIPKKYQNDEE; from the coding sequence ATGAAAACTTTAGGAGAATATTTAAAGGAATTAAGAGGCAAAGAATCTTTACGAGATGCCAGTTCGCGCATCGGTATTAGCCATACTTATTTAGATACAATTGAAAAGGGTTATGATAAACGCTCTGGTAAAATTGTAAACCCGACTCCTGAAACATTAAAATTAATTTCAAAAGCTTATATGTGTGAATATGAAGATTTGATGACTCGCGCAGGTTACTTGGAAAATGAAAATAAGAAAACTCAAATGTCAAAAGATGAGCTTGATATAGCTAAACGAATGGCCGAACTACGCGAGGATTTATCATCTGCAACCGGTCTACTATTCGATGGTGAACCGATGAGCGATGAAGCCAAAGAATCTTTATTAGAAGCAATGGAATTTGGTGTGCGTCTAGCAAAGAAAAACAACAAAAAGTATATACCAAAGAAATATCAAAATGATGAAGAATAA
- a CDS encoding ImmA/IrrE family metallo-endopeptidase, producing MGWIKKKVEYLYAKYNTRNPFTLAKYLKIEIFYWDLPPDIKGFYQYEKRNRFIFINSHLSVEEQLIVCAHEIGHAILHTKLNTPFMRTNTFFSVDKVEIEANTFAAHLLIPDENLFDYDEQKTFYDIASLHNVPLELVKLKCKGLF from the coding sequence ATGGGGTGGATCAAAAAGAAGGTCGAGTATTTATATGCGAAGTATAATACTAGAAATCCATTTACATTAGCTAAATATTTAAAGATAGAAATCTTTTATTGGGATTTGCCTCCCGATATAAAGGGTTTTTATCAATATGAAAAACGTAATCGATTTATTTTTATTAATAGCCACTTAAGTGTAGAAGAACAACTTATTGTTTGTGCTCATGAAATAGGTCACGCAATTTTACATACTAAACTAAACACCCCTTTCATGAGAACAAACACGTTTTTCTCTGTTGATAAAGTAGAGATTGAAGCAAATACCTTTGCTGCCCATCTATTAATACCAGATGAAAATTTGTTTGATTACGATGAACAAAAAACATTTTACGATATAGCTTCATTACATAACGTACCGCTAGAGTTGGTAAAACTGAAATGTAAGGGGCTATTTTAA
- a CDS encoding phage antirepressor: MTQLQVIHEQVLLDKNFKVYGTSENPLFLAKDVAGWIEHSNVSSMLKSIDEDEKVLNNVYTLGGTQETWFLTEDGLYEVLMQSRKPIAKQFKKQVKNILKDIRLNGGYIATTEDDDEMTILAKGFLIAQKTIESNKRKIVEQQMLIEEQKPKVLFAEAIQASKTTILIGEYAKILKQNGIDIGQKRLFEWLRDNGYLIKRKGSDYNTPTQKSMDLGLFEIKETPIYHTSGEISISRTSKITGKGQAYFINKFLNKAVAM, encoded by the coding sequence ATGACTCAATTACAAGTTATACATGAACAGGTTTTGCTAGATAAAAATTTCAAGGTTTACGGAACTTCTGAAAATCCGTTGTTTTTAGCTAAGGATGTTGCTGGTTGGATTGAACATAGTAATGTTTCTTCTATGTTAAAAAGTATCGATGAAGATGAAAAGGTACTAAACAATGTTTATACCCTTGGAGGAACCCAAGAAACATGGTTCCTAACAGAAGATGGTCTATATGAAGTATTAATGCAATCACGAAAACCTATTGCTAAGCAGTTTAAAAAACAGGTTAAGAACATTTTGAAAGACATCCGCCTTAATGGCGGCTACATCGCTACAACGGAAGATGACGATGAAATGACAATCTTAGCGAAAGGATTTCTAATAGCTCAAAAAACTATCGAAAGTAACAAAAGAAAAATTGTTGAACAGCAAATGTTAATTGAAGAACAAAAACCGAAAGTTCTTTTCGCAGAAGCTATTCAAGCAAGTAAAACAACAATTCTTATTGGTGAGTATGCAAAAATCTTAAAGCAAAACGGTATAGACATCGGACAAAAGCGACTTTTCGAATGGCTTAGAGATAATGGCTATTTAATCAAACGAAAAGGTTCTGACTATAACACACCGACTCAAAAGAGTATGGACCTTGGTTTGTTCGAAATCAAAGAAACGCCAATTTATCACACAAGCGGAGAAATTAGTATTTCAAGAACTTCAAAAATAACAGGTAAAGGACAAGCCTACTTTATT
- a CDS encoding collagen-like protein, whose translation MSFDKFDRTEKRVSRIHDDCEESCTNKNNREGVQVPQQPVGTGLPGFAYIYDTTAQPGIPNNGEVTFNTNGNIIPEGFVTHVTGTAPIIINQTGIYLITYEVFVTGGPFAFSLFNGDNQIAGSNYGGNGGSNPQNGQVITTLNASDVLTLRNIDPNPTALLNVTIPGAQVISASIVILRLA comes from the coding sequence GTGAGTTTTGACAAATTTGATAGAACTGAAAAAAGAGTTAGCAGAATTCATGACGATTGTGAAGAAAGTTGCACTAACAAAAATAACCGAGAAGGAGTACAGGTACCTCAACAACCTGTAGGTACAGGTCTTCCAGGGTTTGCTTATATTTATGATACAACTGCTCAACCAGGTATTCCGAATAATGGTGAGGTTACTTTCAATACAAATGGCAATATTATACCTGAAGGATTTGTAACTCATGTAACTGGAACAGCACCTATCATTATAAATCAAACAGGGATTTATCTTATTACCTATGAAGTGTTCGTTACTGGTGGCCCTTTTGCATTTTCCCTATTCAATGGCGACAACCAAATAGCGGGTTCCAATTACGGAGGCAATGGTGGTTCCAATCCGCAAAATGGTCAAGTAATCACTACTTTAAATGCATCGGACGTTCTTACTTTGAGAAATATTGATCCAAACCCAACAGCTTTATTAAATGTAACAATTCCTGGCGCTCAGGTTATCAGCGCGTCTATTGTTATTTTAAGATTAGCATAA